Proteins encoded in a region of the Halostella limicola genome:
- a CDS encoding sulfatase codes for MPESPNVLFLVLDSMRTDRVSCYGHDRKTTPNLDEFASSATRYTNAYTPAPWTLPTHTSLFTGLFPSEHGITNAFPDSNLQLSPEISTLAEKLRDSGYRTAGFSNNPWVGKTSGLDRGFDDYVEWNLEIGSEATSAIHSTTDRLASRFNSLVGHAARQPIYLLKRPFFTDSLTRRASTWIDTASADGQPWFCFMNLMEAHSPYFPRKWAFRELGLSTPGPIEPRVLNTKLLAYIMGKADLEPDTRERVMEFYDASLRYQDRKVAELLDLLREKGVFDDTIIVICSDHGKTLGGFDRSETPPHYLRDINTRVPLIVKAPDQNNGALVKSPVELVSLHQYISNGASQAVEEYQPDADHALFEDFIPHTGRQTPYDDVTYWRGLGTTSGKFVQSDTDDSYLFDGKGFDEQVLADSDSTLQSRLTDALSSRIDNLGNTASDEDGNRMDDLEGDVQAQLKDLGYMK; via the coding sequence ATGCCAGAATCACCGAATGTTCTTTTCCTCGTTCTCGATTCGATGCGGACTGATCGAGTATCATGTTACGGTCATGATCGGAAGACAACTCCAAACCTAGATGAATTTGCTTCGTCGGCAACTCGCTATACGAACGCGTATACTCCCGCGCCGTGGACTCTTCCCACACACACCTCGTTGTTTACCGGCCTCTTTCCCTCTGAACACGGCATCACGAACGCGTTCCCCGATAGTAATCTTCAGCTCTCTCCGGAGATCTCGACACTTGCGGAGAAACTTCGTGATTCAGGGTATCGGACGGCTGGCTTTTCTAACAATCCCTGGGTCGGAAAGACATCGGGACTTGACAGAGGTTTTGACGACTACGTTGAGTGGAACCTCGAAATTGGGAGTGAAGCAACCTCTGCGATCCATTCGACGACTGACCGGCTTGCCTCGCGGTTCAATTCGCTGGTCGGGCATGCAGCTCGTCAGCCGATTTATCTTCTGAAACGTCCCTTCTTTACCGACTCGCTCACGCGGCGAGCGTCGACATGGATTGACACCGCATCCGCTGATGGACAGCCTTGGTTCTGTTTCATGAACCTCATGGAAGCCCACAGTCCGTACTTTCCGCGCAAGTGGGCCTTCCGGGAACTCGGGCTCTCCACACCAGGGCCTATCGAACCCCGGGTGTTGAACACGAAACTACTGGCCTATATCATGGGAAAAGCCGATCTTGAGCCGGACACCCGCGAACGGGTGATGGAGTTCTATGATGCGAGTCTTCGCTATCAGGATCGGAAAGTGGCCGAATTGCTGGACCTTCTTCGAGAGAAGGGCGTGTTCGATGACACGATAATCGTTATTTGTTCTGACCACGGGAAGACGCTCGGTGGATTCGACCGTTCAGAAACTCCGCCTCACTATCTTCGAGATATCAATACCCGTGTTCCGCTGATCGTTAAAGCTCCTGACCAGAACAATGGCGCCCTCGTCAAATCGCCCGTTGAACTTGTCTCTCTTCATCAGTATATCTCAAACGGTGCATCACAAGCAGTCGAAGAGTATCAGCCGGATGCCGACCACGCTCTATTTGAAGACTTTATTCCCCACACGGGGCGGCAAACCCCATATGATGACGTAACCTACTGGCGAGGGTTGGGAACTACTTCGGGGAAGTTCGTCCAGAGTGATACGGACGACAGCTATCTCTTTGACGGCAAAGGATTCGATGAACAGGTCCTTGCTGACTCCGATTCTACGTTACAAAGTAGATTAACAGATGCCCTTTCCAGTCGTATTGATAATCTTGGTAAT